The proteins below come from a single Lasioglossum baleicum chromosome 20, iyLasBale1, whole genome shotgun sequence genomic window:
- the Jumu gene encoding forkhead box protein N4 jumeau: protein MLDTESRHSTGLDQGPTRDPWLTMDYYLGTDSLSLQEMLDVDIKCEIEGVIGGHPDLGFNFTDMATLEMDDDPIGCQNDLSGWFGSTSLLNGNSNSSNSNFNLDLSGGDAASIMVNPNSVMPHMAVRTPTPSNARRHFSFSPKRDIKEEKIDVEEEMDNEAGSCTENENDNDQENDMENDTETEQYENDITETEEDSEDEQEITKPLTPTKSKTVSISTVKTVTPQFARTQATRKMNGVSSIRMQNFKVLQSPSQAQQYVRKQIYNNNVHVGPGTTTVAAMKREKDFDLSDYDDKPYPKPAYSYSCLIAMALKNSQTGSLPVSEIYNFMCEHFPYFKTAPNGWKNSVRHNLSLNKCFEKIEKPAGNGNQRKGCLWAINPAKVAKMDEEVQKWSRKDPLAIKKAMIYPDHLELLERGEMKYAGSGDMSEETESSGDEAVEESTTYDESIHSHIAANSVTDSYDESSQDCDVDIVEHLYDEIDIEDNKESLHMQLNISKQETFEYELSPSTKRQKTLTGAIQGNYVYQPVTTSRRKAPLLLRAGAGNGSFLKID from the exons ATGTTGGATACGGAGAGCAGACATAGCACTGGGCTGGATCAGGGGCCGACGAGGGACCCTTGGCTCACAATGGACTACTACCTTGGCACCGACAGTCTCTCGCTCCAGGAGATGCTGGACGTGGACATTAAATGCGAGATCGAGGGTGTCATCGGTGGTCACCCAGATCTGGGTTTCAATTTCACAGACATGGCTACCCTGGAGATGGACGACGATCCCATTGGCTGCCAGAACGACCTTAGCGGCTGGTTTGGATCCACCAGTTTGCTGAACGGCAACAGCAATAGTTCCAACAG CAATTTCAATCTGGACCTAAGCGGCGGGGACGCAGCCTCCATAATGGTGAACCCTAACTCGGTGATGCCACACATGGCGGTGAGGACTCCGACTCCGAGCAACGCCAGGAGGCATTTCTCCTTCTCACCGAAGCGGGACATCAAGGAAGAGAAGATCGACGTGGAAGAGGAGATGGACAACGAGGCTGGTAGCTGCACGGAGAATGAGAACGACAACGATCAGGAGAACGACATGGAGAACGACACCGAGACGGAACAGTACGAGAACGACATCACGGAGACCGAAGAGGACTCCGAAGATGAGCAAGAGATCACGAAGCCGTTGACGCCCACCAAGTCGAAAACTGTCTCTATATCCACCGTGAAGACCGTCACTCCTCAATTTGCGAGGACACAGGCCACTCGAAAGATGAACGGAGTGTCCAGCATCAGGATGCAGAACTTCAAGGTGTTGCAGAGTCCCAGCCAAGCGCAGCAATATGTGCGCAAACAGATATACAATAATAACGTACACGTTGGTCCCGGAACTACCACTGTGGCTGCTATGAAGAGGGAGAAGGATTTCGATTTGTCCGATTACGATGACAAGCCGTACCCTAAACCAGCCTACTCGTATTCCTGTCTGATTGCCATGGCGCTGAAGAACAGCCAGACAGGGTCTCTCCCAGTTTCGGAGATTTATAACTTCATGTG CGAGCACTTCCCCTATTTCAAAACCGCGCCGAACGGCTGGAAGAACTCTGTGAGGCACAACCTGTCCTTGAACAAGTGTTTCGAGAAGATCGAGAAGCCAGCTGGCAACGGTAACCAGCGGAAAGGTTGTCTGTGGGCTATCAATCCAGCGAAGGTCGCTAAGATGGACGAAGAAGTTCAGAAGTGGTCTAGGAAGGATCCTCTGGCGATCAAGAAAGCGATGATCTACCCAGATCATCTTGAACTACTGGAACGCGGTGAGATGAAGTACGCAGGCAGCGGGGACATGTCCGAAGAGACAGAAAGTTCCGGTGACGAGGCTGTCGAAGAGAGCACAACGTACGACGAATCTATCCACAGTCACATAGCGGCGAACTCGGTGACGGACAGCTACGACGAGAGCAGCCAGGACTGCGACGTCGACATTGTGGAGCACCTTTACGACGAGATCGACATCGAGGACAATAAGGAGTCGCTGCACATGCAACTGAACATCTCCAAGCAAGAGACGTTCGAGTACGAACTCAGCCCCAGCACGAAGAGGCAGAAGACTCTAACGGGGGCGATACAGGGAAACTATGTCTACCAACCCGTGACAACGTCCAGGAGAAAAGCTCCACTATTGCTGCGAGCCGGTGCTGGGAACGGCTCCTTTCTCAAGATAGATTGA
- the LOC143218711 gene encoding uncharacterized protein LOC143218711 isoform X1, which produces MEFTLEDTVDMLKETRVERLQQIDSLVKEMSEISPSNFNQSDGFDEIRTKQYKMCNSLLKAIVEEKTEDYPIPRTLDLQVEVLRELEEQQRCSKNLRESLKKRLSSIREDISYLQNKKTGLEKMKQAYLDHEELIANTTYNTEKVITKRIFKEVKIDLDDVVEILFPGKQNIRDFLSTLIGSFVKGGDDVYVDIIPEAVDFSNFLIEADIAAYHRNDKNKIRLVDMI; this is translated from the exons ATGGAATTCACGTTGGAGGATACCGTAGATATGCTGAAAGAAACGCGGGTGGAACGTCTTCAGCAGATAGACTCGTTAGTGAAAGAAATGTCTGAAATAAGTCCGTCAAATTTCAATCAGAGCGATGGTTTTGACGAAATACGAACAAAACAGTACAAGATGTGCAATAGTTTGCTCAAGGCAATCGTCGAAGAAAAGACGGAGGACTATCCCATCCCCAGGACGCTAGATTTACAAGTGGAAGTTTTGAGAGAGTTGGAGGAGCAACAGCGATGCTCAAAAAACCTCCGTGAAAGCCTGAAAAAACGTCTGTCGTCTATCCGAGAAGATATCTCGTA CTTGCAAAACAAGAAAACAGGTCTGGAGAAGATGAAACAAGCCTACCTGGATCACGAAGAGCTAATAGCGAACACAACGTACAATACGGAGAAGGTAATAACCAAGCGTATATTCAAAGAAGTGAAGATCGACTTG GACGATGTGGTCGAAATATTGTTTCCGGGAAAACAAAACATCAGGGACTTCCTATCG ACGCTGATCGGTTCGTTCGTAAAAGGCGGGGACGACGTCTACGTAGACATCATACCCGAGGCGGTtgatttctcgaattttttgatTGAAGCAGACATTGCTGCTTACCACAGGAACGACAAGAACAAGATCAGACTGGTGGACATGATATAA
- the LOC143218711 gene encoding uncharacterized protein LOC143218711 isoform X2: MEFTLEDTVDMLKETRVERLQQIDSLVKEMSEISPSNFNQSDGFDEIRTKQYKMCNSLLKAIVEEKTEDYPIPRTLDLQVEVLRELEEQQRCSKNLRESLKKRLSSIREDISYLQNKKTGLEKMKQAYLDHEELIANTTYNTEKDDVVEILFPGKQNIRDFLSTLIGSFVKGGDDVYVDIIPEAVDFSNFLIEADIAAYHRNDKNKIRLVDMI; this comes from the exons ATGGAATTCACGTTGGAGGATACCGTAGATATGCTGAAAGAAACGCGGGTGGAACGTCTTCAGCAGATAGACTCGTTAGTGAAAGAAATGTCTGAAATAAGTCCGTCAAATTTCAATCAGAGCGATGGTTTTGACGAAATACGAACAAAACAGTACAAGATGTGCAATAGTTTGCTCAAGGCAATCGTCGAAGAAAAGACGGAGGACTATCCCATCCCCAGGACGCTAGATTTACAAGTGGAAGTTTTGAGAGAGTTGGAGGAGCAACAGCGATGCTCAAAAAACCTCCGTGAAAGCCTGAAAAAACGTCTGTCGTCTATCCGAGAAGATATCTCGTA CTTGCAAAACAAGAAAACAGGTCTGGAGAAGATGAAACAAGCCTACCTGGATCACGAAGAGCTAATAGCGAACACAACGTACAATACGGAGAAG GACGATGTGGTCGAAATATTGTTTCCGGGAAAACAAAACATCAGGGACTTCCTATCG ACGCTGATCGGTTCGTTCGTAAAAGGCGGGGACGACGTCTACGTAGACATCATACCCGAGGCGGTtgatttctcgaattttttgatTGAAGCAGACATTGCTGCTTACCACAGGAACGACAAGAACAAGATCAGACTGGTGGACATGATATAA
- the Arp8 gene encoding actin-related protein 8 isoform X1 encodes MPVFQESCAEQIQAQTIVIIHPGSMYLRMGRASDLNPCTILNAVARRRLPAGLEFKDSLLPPAIPRTKELTQAMEESRLQVSHTLQSCLQSDGRRRYATPPQQIAAFNRRSNPEVSSPCSVEWIKTNKDVVVGDDILSLNPEDNFNVHFPYRRGELNVHSGPGGSLRAIMADLKTIWEYVLTDKMDIPLRDLKHYRAVLIIPDIYNRQYLKELTTLMLCEIGFGACFLLQDHVAATFGAGLGYACVVDVGDQKTSVSCVEDGISHRNTRVRMDYGGGDITQTFFWLLQKCAFPYKTCDPANKLDALLLNQLKKDFCHVDLNVCGSQEKTFVVRKPKEQTEKYTLQVGDECLVAPLSLFQPELFKVTGTHNVHIQKRSMGDPEDPHDENYLRETSRRGIKENLEQTSELQEEATVPTAVGEEEVVVDAVDSAPITLSNRDLDAPRDFVVGPQQLLGLDHAVLQSIDRCPTEDLKRKMYSCVLVVGSGMKFQGIGMWLHNRISLQIPYMYRAEQLDIITQPKEMDPGMTAWKGAAILSCLESAQELWIGRQEWEHIGVRVLRERAPFMW; translated from the exons ATGCCGGTTTTCCAGGAGTCCTGTGCAGAG CAAATACAAGCACAGACAATCGTTATAATTCACCCCGGCTCCATGTACCTCAGAATGGGTAGAGCCTCAGATCTGAATCCATGTACCATACTAAACGCTGTCGCTAGAAGAAGGCTACCAGCCGGTTTGGAGTTCAAGGACAGTCTACTGCCACCTGCAATCCCACGA ACCAAAGAGTTGACCCAGGCGATGGAAGAGTCTCGTCTACAAGTCTCGCATACCCTGCAGTCTTGCCTTCAGTCCGACGGACGAAGGAGATACGCCACACCTCCGCAACAAATAGCTGCTTTCAACCGTAGATCCAACCCAGAAGTATCCTCCCCGTGCAGCGTGGAGTGGATTAAAACGAACAAAGACGTGGTGGTTGGAGACGATATACTATCCTTAAATCCTGAGGATAACTTCAACGTACATTTCCCATACAGAAGAGGAGAATTGAATGTTCATTCTGGCCCTGGCGGAAGTCTACGGGCTATTATGGCTGATCTGAAGACAATTTGGGAATACGTGCTCACCGATAAGATGGACATCCCTCTGAGAGACTTGAAACATTACAGAGCTGTTCTAATTATTCCAGATATCTATAACAGACAGTATCTGAAGGAGTTGACGACTTTAATGCTGTGTGAGATTGGATTCGGAGCGTGCTTTTTGCTACAG GATCACGTAGCAGCCACATTCGGCGCGGGATTAGGCTACGCCTGTGTCGTGGACGTGGGTGACCAGAAGACTTCCGTCTCCTGCGTAGAAGATGGAATTTCCCATAGAAACACAAGAGTCCGCATGGACTACGGGGGCGGGGACATAACGCAAACATTCTTCTGGCTACTGCAGAAATGTGCGTTCCCTTACAAAACATGCGATCCTGCGAACAAACTAGACGCCCTGCTTCTAAACCAACTGAAAAAAGACTTCTGCCACGTTGACCTAAACGTGTGCGGCTCGCAAGAGAAGACGTTCGTCGTTCGAAAACCTAAAGAGCAGACGGAGAAGTATACTCTACAAGTAGGCGACGAGTGTCTGGTTGCACCTCTCAGTTTGTTCCAACCGGAATTGTTCAAAGTCACCGGAACGCACAACGTGCATATACAGAAGAGATCGATGGGCGATCCAGAGGATCCACACGATGAGAATTATTTAAGAGAGACTAGCAGGAGGGGTATCAAAGAGAATTTAGAACAAACTTCTGAGTTGCAAGAGGAAGCAACTGTTCCGACTGCTGTTGGCGAAGAAGAGGTGGTTGTGGACGCTGTGGACTCTGCTCCGATTACTTTGTCCAATCGCGATTTAGATGCTCCGAGAGATTTCGTGGTTGGACCGCAACAATTACTCGGTCTTGATCATGCTGTGCTGCAGAGCATCGATCGCTGTC CTACCGAAGACTTGAAGAGGAAGATGTACAGTTGCGTGCTAGTTGTGGGATCGGGGATGAAGTTCCAGGGCATTGGGATGTGGCTCCATAATCGAATATCCCTTCAGATACCCTACATGTACAGAGCTG AGCAACTGGACATAATAACACAGCCGAAAGAAATGGACCCAGGCATGACAGCCTGGAAAGGTGCAGCGATCCTAAGCTGTTTAGAGTCTGCTCAAGAACTGTGGATCGGTCGACAAGAATGGGAGCACATAGGTGTTAGAGTGTTAAGAGAAAGAGCACCGTTCATGTGGTGA
- the Arp8 gene encoding actin-related protein 8 isoform X2: protein MEESRLQVSHTLQSCLQSDGRRRYATPPQQIAAFNRRSNPEVSSPCSVEWIKTNKDVVVGDDILSLNPEDNFNVHFPYRRGELNVHSGPGGSLRAIMADLKTIWEYVLTDKMDIPLRDLKHYRAVLIIPDIYNRQYLKELTTLMLCEIGFGACFLLQDHVAATFGAGLGYACVVDVGDQKTSVSCVEDGISHRNTRVRMDYGGGDITQTFFWLLQKCAFPYKTCDPANKLDALLLNQLKKDFCHVDLNVCGSQEKTFVVRKPKEQTEKYTLQVGDECLVAPLSLFQPELFKVTGTHNVHIQKRSMGDPEDPHDENYLRETSRRGIKENLEQTSELQEEATVPTAVGEEEVVVDAVDSAPITLSNRDLDAPRDFVVGPQQLLGLDHAVLQSIDRCPTEDLKRKMYSCVLVVGSGMKFQGIGMWLHNRISLQIPYMYRAEQLDIITQPKEMDPGMTAWKGAAILSCLESAQELWIGRQEWEHIGVRVLRERAPFMW from the exons ATGGAAGAGTCTCGTCTACAAGTCTCGCATACCCTGCAGTCTTGCCTTCAGTCCGACGGACGAAGGAGATACGCCACACCTCCGCAACAAATAGCTGCTTTCAACCGTAGATCCAACCCAGAAGTATCCTCCCCGTGCAGCGTGGAGTGGATTAAAACGAACAAAGACGTGGTGGTTGGAGACGATATACTATCCTTAAATCCTGAGGATAACTTCAACGTACATTTCCCATACAGAAGAGGAGAATTGAATGTTCATTCTGGCCCTGGCGGAAGTCTACGGGCTATTATGGCTGATCTGAAGACAATTTGGGAATACGTGCTCACCGATAAGATGGACATCCCTCTGAGAGACTTGAAACATTACAGAGCTGTTCTAATTATTCCAGATATCTATAACAGACAGTATCTGAAGGAGTTGACGACTTTAATGCTGTGTGAGATTGGATTCGGAGCGTGCTTTTTGCTACAG GATCACGTAGCAGCCACATTCGGCGCGGGATTAGGCTACGCCTGTGTCGTGGACGTGGGTGACCAGAAGACTTCCGTCTCCTGCGTAGAAGATGGAATTTCCCATAGAAACACAAGAGTCCGCATGGACTACGGGGGCGGGGACATAACGCAAACATTCTTCTGGCTACTGCAGAAATGTGCGTTCCCTTACAAAACATGCGATCCTGCGAACAAACTAGACGCCCTGCTTCTAAACCAACTGAAAAAAGACTTCTGCCACGTTGACCTAAACGTGTGCGGCTCGCAAGAGAAGACGTTCGTCGTTCGAAAACCTAAAGAGCAGACGGAGAAGTATACTCTACAAGTAGGCGACGAGTGTCTGGTTGCACCTCTCAGTTTGTTCCAACCGGAATTGTTCAAAGTCACCGGAACGCACAACGTGCATATACAGAAGAGATCGATGGGCGATCCAGAGGATCCACACGATGAGAATTATTTAAGAGAGACTAGCAGGAGGGGTATCAAAGAGAATTTAGAACAAACTTCTGAGTTGCAAGAGGAAGCAACTGTTCCGACTGCTGTTGGCGAAGAAGAGGTGGTTGTGGACGCTGTGGACTCTGCTCCGATTACTTTGTCCAATCGCGATTTAGATGCTCCGAGAGATTTCGTGGTTGGACCGCAACAATTACTCGGTCTTGATCATGCTGTGCTGCAGAGCATCGATCGCTGTC CTACCGAAGACTTGAAGAGGAAGATGTACAGTTGCGTGCTAGTTGTGGGATCGGGGATGAAGTTCCAGGGCATTGGGATGTGGCTCCATAATCGAATATCCCTTCAGATACCCTACATGTACAGAGCTG AGCAACTGGACATAATAACACAGCCGAAAGAAATGGACCCAGGCATGACAGCCTGGAAAGGTGCAGCGATCCTAAGCTGTTTAGAGTCTGCTCAAGAACTGTGGATCGGTCGACAAGAATGGGAGCACATAGGTGTTAGAGTGTTAAGAGAAAGAGCACCGTTCATGTGGTGA